In Armatimonas rosea, a single genomic region encodes these proteins:
- a CDS encoding stalk domain-containing protein, translated as MTRRKTSIALAIATLGMIPLLQASARAQEISVRVNGNSVAFADTHPQRRDGRILVPLRGVLEEIGADISWNEATQTVKAHMGQRDIQLTLGSNTAMVNGQSVALRVPAMRIGGSTMVPLRFIGEALGASVDWDEPRQQVSITTNAASGSNRPPVARNRERDRSNDQNRDRGQDRGQGQDRGQGQDRIALRVSGRDEPFGAARPYMRGDDVLVPLEQLSRVARFSYRYDATQNTLTVPDKKLSNAVGSRWVEKNGQRIRLESPTEVRGGTLFVPLEFIELASDQTATWNAETRTITIAPSRP; from the coding sequence ATGACACGACGAAAAACATCGATAGCACTTGCTATCGCAACACTGGGGATGATTCCCCTCCTTCAGGCATCAGCACGGGCCCAAGAGATCTCGGTGCGGGTCAATGGGAACTCGGTCGCTTTCGCAGACACGCACCCGCAGCGCCGCGATGGCCGGATACTGGTTCCTCTGCGTGGCGTCCTTGAGGAGATCGGAGCGGACATTAGCTGGAACGAGGCGACCCAGACTGTCAAAGCACACATGGGCCAGCGCGATATCCAGCTGACGCTCGGGAGCAATACCGCGATGGTCAACGGCCAGAGCGTGGCCCTGCGCGTCCCCGCGATGCGAATTGGCGGGAGCACGATGGTTCCTCTGCGCTTTATCGGGGAGGCGCTCGGGGCCAGCGTGGACTGGGACGAGCCCCGGCAGCAAGTCAGCATCACGACCAACGCCGCCTCCGGCTCGAACCGTCCGCCGGTCGCACGCAACCGGGAGCGCGACCGGAGCAACGACCAGAACCGAGACCGAGGCCAAGATCGGGGTCAAGGACAAGACCGAGGCCAAGGCCAAGACCGGATCGCCCTGCGGGTGAGTGGCCGCGACGAGCCCTTTGGCGCGGCGCGGCCGTACATGCGCGGCGACGATGTCCTGGTACCGCTGGAGCAGCTCTCACGGGTCGCGCGCTTCAGCTACCGCTACGATGCCACACAGAACACCCTGACCGTGCCGGACAAAAAGCTCAGCAATGCGGTCGGGAGCCGCTGGGTCGAGAAAAACGGGCAGCGGATTCGCCTGGAGAGCCCCACCGAAGTGCGAGGCGGCACGCTCTTCGTGCCTCTGGAGTTTATCGAGCTGGCCTCAGACCAGACCGCGACCTGGAACGCGGAGACACGGACCATCACCATCGCGCCCAGTCGCCCCTGA
- a CDS encoding NADPH-dependent F420 reductase, with the protein MKIAVIGAGSVGATLGGGWVDAGYDVIFGVREPESEKYQALPAPRATPAEAAAQADVILLATPWPATEAAIGSLGPLSGKLVLDATNPLKPQLAGLTHGHETSGGELVAQWAAGARVVKIFNTTGFDNMANPHYPDGAATMLYCGDDSEAKAVAHALAQALGFEPQDAGPLTQARLLEPFALLWISLAYQQGLGRDFAFRLVRR; encoded by the coding sequence ATGAAGATTGCAGTCATTGGTGCCGGCAGTGTCGGGGCGACTCTGGGCGGGGGCTGGGTAGACGCGGGCTACGACGTTATCTTTGGTGTCCGGGAACCGGAGAGCGAGAAGTACCAGGCGCTCCCTGCGCCCCGCGCAACACCCGCCGAGGCCGCCGCGCAGGCCGATGTGATCCTTCTGGCGACCCCCTGGCCCGCTACCGAAGCGGCGATTGGATCGCTAGGCCCACTCTCCGGTAAGCTCGTGCTGGATGCCACCAACCCGCTCAAGCCCCAGCTCGCGGGTCTCACCCACGGACACGAGACCTCCGGCGGCGAGCTGGTGGCGCAGTGGGCGGCCGGGGCGCGTGTGGTGAAGATCTTCAATACCACCGGCTTTGACAACATGGCCAACCCGCACTACCCTGACGGTGCCGCGACCATGCTCTACTGCGGCGACGATTCCGAGGCCAAGGCGGTCGCCCACGCGCTGGCACAGGCGCTGGGCTTTGAGCCACAGGACGCCGGCCCGCTCACCCAAGCACGCCTCCTGGAGCCCTTTGCCCTGCTCTGGATCTCCCTCGCCTACCAGCAGGGGCTTGGGCGGGACTTCGCCTTTCGCCTCGTGCGGCGGTAG
- a CDS encoding methyltransferase domain-containing protein produces the protein MTTDWEALYQAGETQWDKGAPAPALVEFLAQAPLQGRVLVPGCGRGHDVRAIAAAGADDVIGLDLAPSAFAGVETFPNTHFVVGDLFALPSEYHGAFDAVYEHTCYCAIPRERRDDYVQAVAGALKPGGLLLGIFYLNPRDDPDPSLGPPFNATLDELDTRFAEHFTLLRSETPTVAFPGREGREVLRLLQRRGDSHRHGL, from the coding sequence ATGACAACCGACTGGGAAGCTCTCTACCAAGCGGGCGAGACGCAGTGGGACAAGGGCGCCCCTGCCCCTGCCCTAGTGGAATTTCTCGCCCAAGCCCCTCTCCAGGGCCGGGTCCTCGTCCCCGGCTGTGGGCGCGGCCACGATGTGCGGGCGATCGCGGCGGCGGGCGCGGACGACGTGATCGGGCTGGACCTCGCGCCCAGCGCGTTTGCGGGAGTCGAGACGTTTCCCAACACGCACTTTGTGGTCGGGGACCTCTTCGCCCTCCCGAGCGAGTACCACGGTGCCTTCGATGCAGTCTACGAGCACACGTGCTACTGCGCCATCCCCCGGGAGCGCCGCGACGACTACGTGCAGGCAGTGGCGGGGGCGCTCAAGCCCGGCGGCCTGCTGCTGGGGATCTTCTACCTCAACCCGCGCGACGATCCCGACCCGAGCCTTGGCCCGCCGTTCAACGCGACGCTCGACGAGCTCGACACGCGCTTTGCGGAGCACTTCACCCTCCTGCGCTCCGAGACGCCCACGGTCGCGTTTCCCGGTCGCGAGGGCCGCGAGGTGCTGCGCCTACTTCAGCGCCGGGGGGACAGTCACCGTCACGGTCTCTGA
- a CDS encoding winged helix-turn-helix transcriptional regulator, which produces MSGKWKPRLLWKLYQQGVVRFGELRKQLPEITPKMLTQQLRELESDGLITRTVYAEVPPKVEYRLSELGSTLGPVLDQLAVWGVAHHEAIVRQLAQP; this is translated from the coding sequence CTGAGCGGCAAGTGGAAGCCACGCCTGCTCTGGAAGCTCTACCAGCAAGGGGTGGTGCGCTTTGGGGAGCTGCGCAAGCAGCTCCCTGAGATCACGCCCAAGATGCTCACCCAGCAGCTCCGCGAGCTGGAGAGCGATGGGCTAATTACCCGCACGGTCTACGCCGAGGTGCCGCCGAAGGTCGAGTACCGGCTGAGTGAGCTGGGGAGCACGCTCGGTCCGGTCCTCGACCAGCTCGCGGTCTGGGGAGTGGCGCACCACGAGGCGATCGTGCGCCAGCTTGCCCAGCCCTGA
- a CDS encoding type 1 glutamine amidotransferase domain-containing protein translates to MSLKDPNTVTPTRRKRVALVIANPAVSPTTGGPVGFWWAELTHPYYELTEKGYAVEIFSPSGGPCVPDAMSDPRDPSGYSSSDLISMGFIATPSLAALVEDTKPVSALTVADFDAIVVAGGQAPMVNFESATALHEKFVAFYEAGKLACALCHGTAILRYAKLASGEYLVKGKTVTGFANVEEDFADNAVWSYGVLPHGTHLMPWRIEDELKALGANYIQAGLWRGFAVRDGNLITGQQNFSGAETARAIIAALGE, encoded by the coding sequence ATGAGCCTTAAAGACCCCAACACTGTCACCCCGACGCGCCGCAAGCGTGTCGCCCTTGTTATCGCCAACCCCGCTGTCTCCCCCACCACCGGCGGCCCCGTCGGTTTCTGGTGGGCGGAGCTCACCCACCCCTACTACGAGCTCACCGAGAAGGGCTACGCGGTCGAGATCTTCAGCCCAAGCGGCGGCCCGTGCGTCCCCGATGCCATGAGCGATCCGCGTGACCCGAGCGGCTACTCGTCCAGCGACTTGATCAGCATGGGCTTTATCGCCACCCCAAGCCTCGCCGCCTTGGTTGAGGACACCAAGCCGGTCAGTGCGCTCACGGTCGCCGACTTCGACGCAATCGTGGTCGCCGGTGGGCAGGCACCGATGGTGAACTTTGAGAGTGCGACCGCGCTCCACGAGAAGTTTGTCGCGTTTTACGAGGCCGGAAAGCTCGCCTGCGCGCTGTGCCATGGCACGGCTATCCTGCGCTACGCCAAGCTCGCCTCGGGAGAGTATCTGGTCAAGGGGAAGACCGTCACCGGCTTTGCCAACGTGGAGGAGGACTTCGCCGACAATGCGGTCTGGAGCTACGGAGTTCTGCCGCACGGGACGCACCTGATGCCCTGGCGGATCGAGGACGAGCTCAAGGCACTCGGGGCCAACTACATTCAAGCCGGGCTCTGGCGTGGGTTTGCGGTGCGCGATGGCAACCTGATCACGGGCCAGCAGAACTTCTCGGGGGCGGAGACAGCGCGGGCGATTATCGCAGCGCTAGGGGAGTAA
- a CDS encoding carboxypeptidase-like regulatory domain-containing protein: protein MQATRQRQPTQALPRIISGSVCDPQGKPVPTARVFVQYGTTYQGYSGPGGERGVGDVVEVHPDPQGHFRFTELPATYDTITVFAQRPGGPLITLERGGLRFGGTPESPFDAPFDLVLPDSGATLTATFLTPEGKPSAGRSVVLGIGMPALFYPGQGNQRVWKKEPQLTLLRLLQPTQTTDSQGRVRFTGLLPNNYTLGEKIDSGFPGVLARGILVPENQETRVVFRLPKTPQWGADYLAELGRGWAFRLGNAVGSGMSGAGSGGFQLPPQARGVVTIWNRGDSELEPVGWRQQATVLVSSLVPLEGVARFSRVWHGPGQVRVKVVDAQGKPRAGVTVTMAPRGTATSNADGEALFTEVPEGRYNIVSGGALGASRAAQSVTVSAGERTECRLVLDPKKVPQLGPSPEQRKQLEEWGKAPKRTVTLRCETLDGRPLGGVAVGVRGFPRFSSLRSDARGQLPVASLRADQPVTVELWCQGWEGELTLPPGVTEARAVLKPRAFLTGQVTLAGKPLSRWPAGQVVVRAVAETPSQGVLVPGLTQEATPQADGRFAFDLAPGTYKLQATVDNLWKTPERTVRWDGKSAPLTLDIPMPGLPMTVAVRDKAGKALPSVRLEPAPPEVEFRTDEAGQVTLAGLVAGRHTLKVVGRSETVTVTVPPALK, encoded by the coding sequence ATGCAAGCAACCAGACAGCGACAACCCACGCAGGCTCTGCCGAGGATCATCTCAGGGAGCGTGTGCGACCCCCAAGGCAAGCCCGTGCCGACCGCGCGCGTCTTTGTCCAGTATGGGACTACCTACCAGGGCTACAGCGGACCCGGCGGGGAGCGCGGTGTCGGGGATGTGGTCGAGGTGCATCCAGACCCCCAGGGCCACTTTCGCTTCACCGAGCTCCCCGCCACCTACGACACGATCACGGTCTTCGCCCAGCGCCCCGGCGGCCCTCTGATAACCCTGGAGCGCGGCGGCTTGCGCTTTGGAGGCACACCCGAGTCCCCGTTTGACGCACCCTTCGACCTCGTTCTCCCCGATTCTGGTGCGACCCTCACCGCGACTTTCTTGACGCCCGAGGGCAAGCCCTCAGCAGGGCGCTCCGTTGTGCTGGGGATCGGGATGCCCGCGCTGTTCTACCCCGGGCAGGGCAATCAGCGTGTATGGAAGAAGGAGCCGCAGCTGACCCTGCTCCGCCTCCTCCAGCCCACGCAGACAACGGACTCCCAGGGGCGGGTGCGCTTTACAGGGCTGCTACCAAACAACTACACCCTAGGGGAGAAGATCGACTCGGGGTTCCCAGGCGTCCTTGCCCGGGGGATTCTCGTGCCGGAGAATCAGGAGACGCGTGTGGTCTTTCGGCTTCCGAAAACGCCGCAGTGGGGAGCCGACTATCTCGCGGAGCTGGGGCGCGGCTGGGCGTTTCGCCTGGGGAATGCGGTAGGCAGCGGTATGTCCGGGGCAGGCAGCGGAGGGTTTCAACTTCCCCCGCAGGCACGGGGTGTGGTGACGATCTGGAATCGGGGAGATTCCGAGCTGGAACCCGTCGGATGGCGACAGCAGGCGACGGTCTTGGTATCGTCGCTGGTGCCTCTGGAGGGAGTCGCACGCTTCTCCCGTGTCTGGCATGGGCCGGGGCAAGTCCGTGTGAAGGTGGTCGATGCGCAAGGGAAGCCCCGCGCGGGGGTGACCGTGACGATGGCCCCCCGCGGGACGGCCACAAGCAACGCCGACGGCGAGGCGCTCTTTACGGAGGTGCCGGAGGGGCGCTACAACATCGTGTCCGGAGGCGCACTTGGGGCATCGCGAGCTGCTCAGTCGGTCACCGTCAGCGCGGGCGAGCGTACGGAGTGCCGGCTGGTCCTCGATCCCAAGAAAGTCCCGCAGCTGGGGCCGTCGCCGGAGCAGCGGAAGCAACTGGAAGAGTGGGGGAAAGCGCCAAAACGCACCGTGACCCTGCGCTGCGAGACCCTAGACGGGAGGCCGCTGGGTGGGGTTGCGGTGGGGGTGCGAGGCTTTCCACGTTTTTCTTCCTTGCGGTCGGATGCACGGGGGCAGCTACCCGTTGCCTCGCTACGCGCGGATCAACCCGTGACCGTAGAGCTCTGGTGCCAAGGCTGGGAAGGGGAGCTCACGCTTCCGCCTGGGGTGACAGAGGCGAGAGCGGTCTTGAAGCCGAGGGCATTTCTCACCGGCCAGGTGACTCTCGCCGGCAAGCCCCTGAGCCGCTGGCCCGCGGGACAGGTGGTGGTTCGTGCCGTGGCGGAGACGCCGAGCCAGGGAGTATTGGTCCCAGGATTAACCCAAGAGGCCACTCCCCAAGCCGATGGCCGCTTTGCCTTCGATCTAGCCCCCGGAACCTACAAGCTCCAGGCAACCGTGGACAACCTCTGGAAGACCCCCGAGCGCACGGTGCGCTGGGACGGAAAATCGGCCCCTCTTACCCTCGATATCCCGATGCCAGGCCTGCCCATGACCGTGGCCGTTCGTGACAAGGCAGGCAAGGCTCTGCCCTCGGTTCGGCTGGAGCCCGCTCCCCCAGAGGTCGAGTTCCGCACGGATGAGGCGGGGCAGGTGACCCTTGCCGGGCTTGTCGCGGGGCGGCATACGCTCAAGGTGGTCGGGCGCTCAGAGACCGTGACGGTGACTGTCCCCCCGGCGCTGAAGTAG